The following proteins are co-located in the Carassius gibelio isolate Cgi1373 ecotype wild population from Czech Republic chromosome A9, carGib1.2-hapl.c, whole genome shotgun sequence genome:
- the LOC128019969 gene encoding POU domain, class 2, transcription factor 1-like isoform X5: MRTALFMSRYRPHRFVCFDCINRNLTCFTLFNQHSVDSRMSNPSETSKCAMESGDESTGAQTNGLDFHRQTVQTTSAITNAHAQALLQQLTFTPAQQQLLLQQAQAQLLAAAVQHSASQQSNTTGASISASAATPITLSQPIQITPQLQQLQQQQNLNLQQFVLVQPGHHIATQLQPTQFIISQTPQGQQSLLQAQNLLTQLPQSQANLLQTQPSITLATQPATPTRTIAATPIQSLPHSQTTPKHIDTPSLEEPSDLEELEQFAKTFKQRRIKLGFTQGDVGLAMGKLYGNDFSQTTISRFEALNLSFKNMCKLKPLLEKWLNDAENQTSDQALSSPSSLGSPGLGLEGLNRRRKKRTSIETNIRVALEKSFLENQKPTSEEITMIADQLNMEKEVIRVWFCNRRQKEKRINPPSSGSAISTPIKAIFSPTTALALSTASLVTSNTPTTMTVNPVMPLTSTSVSSFTGTTVGSATTNTASVISTAPVVTTAASSPSISPSPSAAQASSSEQASAQEILTAVSQAPCSLATTLCTGQVMVAAPSLSAALQGATQLPTSASIAAMAAAAGLNPGLMASSQFNPGGALLSLAPGGLGSTLSPALMSNSTLATIQGLWSALASSGTLPITSLDGSGNFLFANTCAGSTPNLVTAPLFLNPQNLSLLASNPVSLVSAGGATGALNLHITTDAHQSAVTTATMPASTITTASKAQ; the protein is encoded by the exons ATTCTAGAATGAGTAATCCATCGGAAACAAGTAAATGTGCAATGGAGAGCGGGGACGAAAGCACTG GTGCCCAAACAAATGGACTGGACTTTCACAGGCAGACTGTGCAAACAACAAGCGCAATCACCAACGCACACGCACAGGCCTTGCTCCAACAG TTGACTTTTACTCCAGCGCAGCAGCAGTTATTGCTGCAGCAGGCTCAGGCTCAGCTCTTAGCAGCAGCGGTGCAGCATTCAGCCAGCCAGCAGAGCAACACTACAGGAGCCAGCATCTCTGCCTCTGCTGCCACCCCCATCACCCTCTCCCAACCCATCCAGATCACACCT CAATTACAGCAACTGCAACAGCAGCAGAACCTCAACCTGCAGCAGTTTGTGCTGGTCCAGCCGGGCCACCACATCGCAACACAGCTGCAGCCGACGCAGTTCATCATCTCGCAGACACCACAGGGCCAGCAGA GTCTCCTGCAGGCCCAGAACCTTCTAACTCAACTACCTCAAAGCCAAGCCAACCTCCTGCAGACCCAACCGAGCATCACACTTGCCACACAG CCTGCTACACCTACACGCACGATAGCAGCGACCCCCATCCAATCCCTTCCTCACAGCCAGACGACACCAAAGCACATCGACACACCCAGCCTGGAGGAGCCCAGCGACCTGGAGGAGCTAGAGCAGTTTGCCAAGACCTTCAAACAGCGACGCATCAAACTGGGCTTCACGCAG GGGGATGTTGGCCTTGCCATGGGAAAACTTTATGGAAACGACTTCAGCCAGACCACCATTTCTCGCTTTGAGGCCTTAAACCTGAGCTTTAAAAACATGTGCAAACTGAAGCCTCTGCTTGAAAAATGGCTCAATGATGCAG AGAACCAGACGTCTGACCAGGCCCTGTCCAGTCCCAGCTCTCTTGGCTCGCCTGGGCTGGGCTTGGAGGGTCTGAACCGGCGCCGCAAGAAGAGGACCAGCATCGAGACCAACATCAGAGTGGCCTTAGAAAAGAGCTTTCTGGAG AACCAAAAACCTACCTCTGAGGAGATCACCATGATTGCGGACCAGCTCAACATGGAGAAGGAGGTGATCCGAGTATGGTTCTGTAACCGCAGACAGAAAGAGAAGAGGATCAACCCACCCAGCAGCGGCAGCGCCATCAGCACTCCTATCAAAGCAATCTTCTCTCCCACTACAGCTCTG GCACTGAGTACAGCAAGTCTTGTGACCAGTAACACACCGACTACAATGACTGTAAACCCAGTTATGCCTCTCACCAGCACCAGTGTCTCCAGTTTTACTG GCACAACTGTTGGCTCAGCTACCACTAACACTGCATCGGTCATCTCCACTGCACCTGTAGTcaccacagcagcatcctctCCTTCGATCAGCCCTTCCCCCTCCGCAGCACAGGCGTCCTCCTCAGAGCAGGCTTCAGCTCAGGAGATATTGACGGCAGTAAGTCAGGCACCTTGCTCCTTGGCGACAACTCTGTGCACTGGGCAGGTGATGGTGGCGGCACCCAGCCTCTCAGCCGCTCTGCAAGGAGCCACTCAGCTGCCCACCAGCGCCAGCATCGCTGCCATGGCTGCAGCCGCAGGCCTCAATCCTGGCCTCATGGCGTCCTCACAGTTCAATCCTGG CGGAGCTCTTCTAAGTTTGGCACCTGGTGGTCTTGGAAGCACTTTGAGTCCAGCACTGATGAGCAACAGCACCTTGGCCACTATCCAAGGTCTGTGGAGCG CTCTGGCATCTAGTGGCACTTTGCCCATTACATCTCTGGACGGGAGCGGGAACTTTCTGTTTGCCAACACCTGTGCTGGCAGCACCCCTAACCTCGTGACGGCACCCCTCTTTTTGAACCCTCAGAACTTGTCACTGCTTGCCAGTAACCCGGTCAGCCTGGTGTCTGCAGGAGGGGCGACGGGAGCCCTCAACCTGCACATCACCACCGATGCCCACCAGAGCGCTGTTACCACTGCAACTATGCCCGCCTCCACCATCACCACGGCCTCTAAGGCCCAGTAA
- the LOC128019969 gene encoding POU domain, class 2, transcription factor 1-like isoform X4: MRTALFMSRYRPHRFVCFDCINRNLTCFTLFNQHSVDSRMSNPSETSKCAMESGDESTGAQTNGLDFHRQTVQTTSAITNAHAQALLQQLTFTPAQQQLLLQQAQAQLLAAAVQHSASQQSNTTGASISASAATPITLSQPIQITPQLQQLQQQQNLNLQQFVLVQPGHHIATQLQPTQFIISQTPQGQQSLLQAQNLLTQLPQSQANLLQTQPSITLATQPATPTRTIAATPIQSLPHSQTTPKHIDTPSLEEPSDLEELEQFAKTFKQRRIKLGFTQGDVGLAMGKLYGNDFSQTTISRFEALNLSFKNMCKLKPLLEKWLNDAVCAENQTSDQALSSPSSLGSPGLGLEGLNRRRKKRTSIETNIRVALEKSFLEQNQKPTSEEITMIADQLNMEKEVIRVWFCNRRQKEKRINPPSSGSAISTPIKAIFSPTTALALSTASLVTSNTPTTMTVNPVMPLTSTSVSSFTGTTVGSATTNTASVISTAPVVTTAASSPSISPSPSAAQASSSEQASAQEILTAVSQAPCSLATTLCTGQVMVAAPSLSAALQGATQLPTSASIAAMAAAAGLNPGLMASSQFNPGGALLSLAPGGLGSTLSPALMSNSTLATIQALASSGTLPITSLDGSGNFLFANTCAGSTPNLVTAPLFLNPQNLSLLASNPVSLVSAGGATGALNLHITTDAHQSAVTTATMPASTITTASKAQ, translated from the exons ATTCTAGAATGAGTAATCCATCGGAAACAAGTAAATGTGCAATGGAGAGCGGGGACGAAAGCACTG GTGCCCAAACAAATGGACTGGACTTTCACAGGCAGACTGTGCAAACAACAAGCGCAATCACCAACGCACACGCACAGGCCTTGCTCCAACAG TTGACTTTTACTCCAGCGCAGCAGCAGTTATTGCTGCAGCAGGCTCAGGCTCAGCTCTTAGCAGCAGCGGTGCAGCATTCAGCCAGCCAGCAGAGCAACACTACAGGAGCCAGCATCTCTGCCTCTGCTGCCACCCCCATCACCCTCTCCCAACCCATCCAGATCACACCT CAATTACAGCAACTGCAACAGCAGCAGAACCTCAACCTGCAGCAGTTTGTGCTGGTCCAGCCGGGCCACCACATCGCAACACAGCTGCAGCCGACGCAGTTCATCATCTCGCAGACACCACAGGGCCAGCAGA GTCTCCTGCAGGCCCAGAACCTTCTAACTCAACTACCTCAAAGCCAAGCCAACCTCCTGCAGACCCAACCGAGCATCACACTTGCCACACAG CCTGCTACACCTACACGCACGATAGCAGCGACCCCCATCCAATCCCTTCCTCACAGCCAGACGACACCAAAGCACATCGACACACCCAGCCTGGAGGAGCCCAGCGACCTGGAGGAGCTAGAGCAGTTTGCCAAGACCTTCAAACAGCGACGCATCAAACTGGGCTTCACGCAG GGGGATGTTGGCCTTGCCATGGGAAAACTTTATGGAAACGACTTCAGCCAGACCACCATTTCTCGCTTTGAGGCCTTAAACCTGAGCTTTAAAAACATGTGCAAACTGAAGCCTCTGCTTGAAAAATGGCTCAATGATGCA GTTTGTGCAGAGAACCAGACGTCTGACCAGGCCCTGTCCAGTCCCAGCTCTCTTGGCTCGCCTGGGCTGGGCTTGGAGGGTCTGAACCGGCGCCGCAAGAAGAGGACCAGCATCGAGACCAACATCAGAGTGGCCTTAGAAAAGAGCTTTCTGGAG CAGAACCAAAAACCTACCTCTGAGGAGATCACCATGATTGCGGACCAGCTCAACATGGAGAAGGAGGTGATCCGAGTATGGTTCTGTAACCGCAGACAGAAAGAGAAGAGGATCAACCCACCCAGCAGCGGCAGCGCCATCAGCACTCCTATCAAAGCAATCTTCTCTCCCACTACAGCTCTG GCACTGAGTACAGCAAGTCTTGTGACCAGTAACACACCGACTACAATGACTGTAAACCCAGTTATGCCTCTCACCAGCACCAGTGTCTCCAGTTTTACTG GCACAACTGTTGGCTCAGCTACCACTAACACTGCATCGGTCATCTCCACTGCACCTGTAGTcaccacagcagcatcctctCCTTCGATCAGCCCTTCCCCCTCCGCAGCACAGGCGTCCTCCTCAGAGCAGGCTTCAGCTCAGGAGATATTGACGGCAGTAAGTCAGGCACCTTGCTCCTTGGCGACAACTCTGTGCACTGGGCAGGTGATGGTGGCGGCACCCAGCCTCTCAGCCGCTCTGCAAGGAGCCACTCAGCTGCCCACCAGCGCCAGCATCGCTGCCATGGCTGCAGCCGCAGGCCTCAATCCTGGCCTCATGGCGTCCTCACAGTTCAATCCTGG CGGAGCTCTTCTAAGTTTGGCACCTGGTGGTCTTGGAAGCACTTTGAGTCCAGCACTGATGAGCAACAGCACCTTGGCCACTATCCAAG CTCTGGCATCTAGTGGCACTTTGCCCATTACATCTCTGGACGGGAGCGGGAACTTTCTGTTTGCCAACACCTGTGCTGGCAGCACCCCTAACCTCGTGACGGCACCCCTCTTTTTGAACCCTCAGAACTTGTCACTGCTTGCCAGTAACCCGGTCAGCCTGGTGTCTGCAGGAGGGGCGACGGGAGCCCTCAACCTGCACATCACCACCGATGCCCACCAGAGCGCTGTTACCACTGCAACTATGCCCGCCTCCACCATCACCACGGCCTCTAAGGCCCAGTAA
- the LOC128019969 gene encoding POU domain, class 2, transcription factor 1-like isoform X1, with translation MRTALFMSRYRPHRFVCFDCINRNLTCFTLFNQHSVDSRMSNPSETSKCAMESGDESTGAQTNGLDFHRQTVQTTSAITNAHAQALLQQLTFTPAQQQLLLQQAQAQLLAAAVQHSASQQSNTTGASISASAATPITLSQPIQITPQLQQLQQQQNLNLQQFVLVQPGHHIATQLQPTQFIISQTPQGQQSLLQAQNLLTQLPQSQANLLQTQPSITLATQPATPTRTIAATPIQSLPHSQTTPKHIDTPSLEEPSDLEELEQFAKTFKQRRIKLGFTQGDVGLAMGKLYGNDFSQTTISRFEALNLSFKNMCKLKPLLEKWLNDAVCAENQTSDQALSSPSSLGSPGLGLEGLNRRRKKRTSIETNIRVALEKSFLEQNQKPTSEEITMIADQLNMEKEVIRVWFCNRRQKEKRINPPSSGSAISTPIKAIFSPTTALALSTASLVTSNTPTTMTVNPVMPLTSTSVSSFTGTTVGSATTNTASVISTAPVVTTAASSPSISPSPSAAQASSSEQASAQEILTAVSQAPCSLATTLCTGQVMVAAPSLSAALQGATQLPTSASIAAMAAAAGLNPGLMASSQFNPGGALLSLAPGGLGSTLSPALMSNSTLATIQGLWSALASSGTLPITSLDGSGNFLFANTCAGSTPNLVTAPLFLNPQNLSLLASNPVSLVSAGGATGALNLHITTDAHQSAVTTATMPASTITTASKAQ, from the exons ATTCTAGAATGAGTAATCCATCGGAAACAAGTAAATGTGCAATGGAGAGCGGGGACGAAAGCACTG GTGCCCAAACAAATGGACTGGACTTTCACAGGCAGACTGTGCAAACAACAAGCGCAATCACCAACGCACACGCACAGGCCTTGCTCCAACAG TTGACTTTTACTCCAGCGCAGCAGCAGTTATTGCTGCAGCAGGCTCAGGCTCAGCTCTTAGCAGCAGCGGTGCAGCATTCAGCCAGCCAGCAGAGCAACACTACAGGAGCCAGCATCTCTGCCTCTGCTGCCACCCCCATCACCCTCTCCCAACCCATCCAGATCACACCT CAATTACAGCAACTGCAACAGCAGCAGAACCTCAACCTGCAGCAGTTTGTGCTGGTCCAGCCGGGCCACCACATCGCAACACAGCTGCAGCCGACGCAGTTCATCATCTCGCAGACACCACAGGGCCAGCAGA GTCTCCTGCAGGCCCAGAACCTTCTAACTCAACTACCTCAAAGCCAAGCCAACCTCCTGCAGACCCAACCGAGCATCACACTTGCCACACAG CCTGCTACACCTACACGCACGATAGCAGCGACCCCCATCCAATCCCTTCCTCACAGCCAGACGACACCAAAGCACATCGACACACCCAGCCTGGAGGAGCCCAGCGACCTGGAGGAGCTAGAGCAGTTTGCCAAGACCTTCAAACAGCGACGCATCAAACTGGGCTTCACGCAG GGGGATGTTGGCCTTGCCATGGGAAAACTTTATGGAAACGACTTCAGCCAGACCACCATTTCTCGCTTTGAGGCCTTAAACCTGAGCTTTAAAAACATGTGCAAACTGAAGCCTCTGCTTGAAAAATGGCTCAATGATGCA GTTTGTGCAGAGAACCAGACGTCTGACCAGGCCCTGTCCAGTCCCAGCTCTCTTGGCTCGCCTGGGCTGGGCTTGGAGGGTCTGAACCGGCGCCGCAAGAAGAGGACCAGCATCGAGACCAACATCAGAGTGGCCTTAGAAAAGAGCTTTCTGGAG CAGAACCAAAAACCTACCTCTGAGGAGATCACCATGATTGCGGACCAGCTCAACATGGAGAAGGAGGTGATCCGAGTATGGTTCTGTAACCGCAGACAGAAAGAGAAGAGGATCAACCCACCCAGCAGCGGCAGCGCCATCAGCACTCCTATCAAAGCAATCTTCTCTCCCACTACAGCTCTG GCACTGAGTACAGCAAGTCTTGTGACCAGTAACACACCGACTACAATGACTGTAAACCCAGTTATGCCTCTCACCAGCACCAGTGTCTCCAGTTTTACTG GCACAACTGTTGGCTCAGCTACCACTAACACTGCATCGGTCATCTCCACTGCACCTGTAGTcaccacagcagcatcctctCCTTCGATCAGCCCTTCCCCCTCCGCAGCACAGGCGTCCTCCTCAGAGCAGGCTTCAGCTCAGGAGATATTGACGGCAGTAAGTCAGGCACCTTGCTCCTTGGCGACAACTCTGTGCACTGGGCAGGTGATGGTGGCGGCACCCAGCCTCTCAGCCGCTCTGCAAGGAGCCACTCAGCTGCCCACCAGCGCCAGCATCGCTGCCATGGCTGCAGCCGCAGGCCTCAATCCTGGCCTCATGGCGTCCTCACAGTTCAATCCTGG CGGAGCTCTTCTAAGTTTGGCACCTGGTGGTCTTGGAAGCACTTTGAGTCCAGCACTGATGAGCAACAGCACCTTGGCCACTATCCAAGGTCTGTGGAGCG CTCTGGCATCTAGTGGCACTTTGCCCATTACATCTCTGGACGGGAGCGGGAACTTTCTGTTTGCCAACACCTGTGCTGGCAGCACCCCTAACCTCGTGACGGCACCCCTCTTTTTGAACCCTCAGAACTTGTCACTGCTTGCCAGTAACCCGGTCAGCCTGGTGTCTGCAGGAGGGGCGACGGGAGCCCTCAACCTGCACATCACCACCGATGCCCACCAGAGCGCTGTTACCACTGCAACTATGCCCGCCTCCACCATCACCACGGCCTCTAAGGCCCAGTAA
- the LOC128019969 gene encoding POU domain, class 2, transcription factor 1-like isoform X3, translating into MRTALFMSRYRPHRFVCFDCINRNLTCFTLFNQHSVDSRMSNPSETSKCAMESGDESTGAQTNGLDFHRQTVQTTSAITNAHAQALLQQLTFTPAQQQLLLQQAQAQLLAAAVQHSASQQSNTTGASISASAATPITLSQPIQITPQLQQLQQQQNLNLQQFVLVQPGHHIATQLQPTQFIISQTPQGQQSLLQAQNLLTQLPQSQANLLQTQPSITLATQPATPTRTIAATPIQSLPHSQTTPKHIDTPSLEEPSDLEELEQFAKTFKQRRIKLGFTQGDVGLAMGKLYGNDFSQTTISRFEALNLSFKNMCKLKPLLEKWLNDAENQTSDQALSSPSSLGSPGLGLEGLNRRRKKRTSIETNIRVALEKSFLEQNQKPTSEEITMIADQLNMEKEVIRVWFCNRRQKEKRINPPSSGSAISTPIKAIFSPTTALALSTASLVTSNTPTTMTVNPVMPLTSTSVSSFTGTTVGSATTNTASVISTAPVVTTAASSPSISPSPSAAQASSSEQASAQEILTAVSQAPCSLATTLCTGQVMVAAPSLSAALQGATQLPTSASIAAMAAAAGLNPGLMASSQFNPGGALLSLAPGGLGSTLSPALMSNSTLATIQGLWSALASSGTLPITSLDGSGNFLFANTCAGSTPNLVTAPLFLNPQNLSLLASNPVSLVSAGGATGALNLHITTDAHQSAVTTATMPASTITTASKAQ; encoded by the exons ATTCTAGAATGAGTAATCCATCGGAAACAAGTAAATGTGCAATGGAGAGCGGGGACGAAAGCACTG GTGCCCAAACAAATGGACTGGACTTTCACAGGCAGACTGTGCAAACAACAAGCGCAATCACCAACGCACACGCACAGGCCTTGCTCCAACAG TTGACTTTTACTCCAGCGCAGCAGCAGTTATTGCTGCAGCAGGCTCAGGCTCAGCTCTTAGCAGCAGCGGTGCAGCATTCAGCCAGCCAGCAGAGCAACACTACAGGAGCCAGCATCTCTGCCTCTGCTGCCACCCCCATCACCCTCTCCCAACCCATCCAGATCACACCT CAATTACAGCAACTGCAACAGCAGCAGAACCTCAACCTGCAGCAGTTTGTGCTGGTCCAGCCGGGCCACCACATCGCAACACAGCTGCAGCCGACGCAGTTCATCATCTCGCAGACACCACAGGGCCAGCAGA GTCTCCTGCAGGCCCAGAACCTTCTAACTCAACTACCTCAAAGCCAAGCCAACCTCCTGCAGACCCAACCGAGCATCACACTTGCCACACAG CCTGCTACACCTACACGCACGATAGCAGCGACCCCCATCCAATCCCTTCCTCACAGCCAGACGACACCAAAGCACATCGACACACCCAGCCTGGAGGAGCCCAGCGACCTGGAGGAGCTAGAGCAGTTTGCCAAGACCTTCAAACAGCGACGCATCAAACTGGGCTTCACGCAG GGGGATGTTGGCCTTGCCATGGGAAAACTTTATGGAAACGACTTCAGCCAGACCACCATTTCTCGCTTTGAGGCCTTAAACCTGAGCTTTAAAAACATGTGCAAACTGAAGCCTCTGCTTGAAAAATGGCTCAATGATGCAG AGAACCAGACGTCTGACCAGGCCCTGTCCAGTCCCAGCTCTCTTGGCTCGCCTGGGCTGGGCTTGGAGGGTCTGAACCGGCGCCGCAAGAAGAGGACCAGCATCGAGACCAACATCAGAGTGGCCTTAGAAAAGAGCTTTCTGGAG CAGAACCAAAAACCTACCTCTGAGGAGATCACCATGATTGCGGACCAGCTCAACATGGAGAAGGAGGTGATCCGAGTATGGTTCTGTAACCGCAGACAGAAAGAGAAGAGGATCAACCCACCCAGCAGCGGCAGCGCCATCAGCACTCCTATCAAAGCAATCTTCTCTCCCACTACAGCTCTG GCACTGAGTACAGCAAGTCTTGTGACCAGTAACACACCGACTACAATGACTGTAAACCCAGTTATGCCTCTCACCAGCACCAGTGTCTCCAGTTTTACTG GCACAACTGTTGGCTCAGCTACCACTAACACTGCATCGGTCATCTCCACTGCACCTGTAGTcaccacagcagcatcctctCCTTCGATCAGCCCTTCCCCCTCCGCAGCACAGGCGTCCTCCTCAGAGCAGGCTTCAGCTCAGGAGATATTGACGGCAGTAAGTCAGGCACCTTGCTCCTTGGCGACAACTCTGTGCACTGGGCAGGTGATGGTGGCGGCACCCAGCCTCTCAGCCGCTCTGCAAGGAGCCACTCAGCTGCCCACCAGCGCCAGCATCGCTGCCATGGCTGCAGCCGCAGGCCTCAATCCTGGCCTCATGGCGTCCTCACAGTTCAATCCTGG CGGAGCTCTTCTAAGTTTGGCACCTGGTGGTCTTGGAAGCACTTTGAGTCCAGCACTGATGAGCAACAGCACCTTGGCCACTATCCAAGGTCTGTGGAGCG CTCTGGCATCTAGTGGCACTTTGCCCATTACATCTCTGGACGGGAGCGGGAACTTTCTGTTTGCCAACACCTGTGCTGGCAGCACCCCTAACCTCGTGACGGCACCCCTCTTTTTGAACCCTCAGAACTTGTCACTGCTTGCCAGTAACCCGGTCAGCCTGGTGTCTGCAGGAGGGGCGACGGGAGCCCTCAACCTGCACATCACCACCGATGCCCACCAGAGCGCTGTTACCACTGCAACTATGCCCGCCTCCACCATCACCACGGCCTCTAAGGCCCAGTAA
- the LOC128019969 gene encoding POU domain, class 2, transcription factor 1-like isoform X9 has product MADGGAASQDESSGPDSRMSNPSETSKCAMESGDESTGAQTNGLDFHRQTVQTTSAITNAHAQALLQQLTFTPAQQQLLLQQAQAQLLAAAVQHSASQQSNTTGASISASAATPITLSQPIQITPQLQQLQQQQNLNLQQFVLVQPGHHIATQLQPTQFIISQTPQGQQSLLQAQNLLTQLPQSQANLLQTQPSITLATQPATPTRTIAATPIQSLPHSQTTPKHIDTPSLEEPSDLEELEQFAKTFKQRRIKLGFTQGDVGLAMGKLYGNDFSQTTISRFEALNLSFKNMCKLKPLLEKWLNDAENQTSDQALSSPSSLGSPGLGLEGLNRRRKKRTSIETNIRVALEKSFLEQNQKPTSEEITMIADQLNMEKEVIRVWFCNRRQKEKRINPPSSGSAISTPIKAIFSPTTALALSTASLVTSNTPTTMTVNPVMPLTSTSVSSFTGTTVGSATTNTASVISTAPVVTTAASSPSISPSPSAAQASSSEQASAQEILTAVSQAPCSLATTLCTGQVMVAAPSLSAALQGATQLPTSASIAAMAAAAGLNPGLMASSQFNPGGALLSLAPGGLGSTLSPALMSNSTLATIQGLWSALASSGTLPITSLDGSGNFLFANTCAGSTPNLVTAPLFLNPQNLSLLASNPVSLVSAGGATGALNLHITTDAHQSAVTTATMPASTITTASKAQ; this is encoded by the exons ATTCTAGAATGAGTAATCCATCGGAAACAAGTAAATGTGCAATGGAGAGCGGGGACGAAAGCACTG GTGCCCAAACAAATGGACTGGACTTTCACAGGCAGACTGTGCAAACAACAAGCGCAATCACCAACGCACACGCACAGGCCTTGCTCCAACAG TTGACTTTTACTCCAGCGCAGCAGCAGTTATTGCTGCAGCAGGCTCAGGCTCAGCTCTTAGCAGCAGCGGTGCAGCATTCAGCCAGCCAGCAGAGCAACACTACAGGAGCCAGCATCTCTGCCTCTGCTGCCACCCCCATCACCCTCTCCCAACCCATCCAGATCACACCT CAATTACAGCAACTGCAACAGCAGCAGAACCTCAACCTGCAGCAGTTTGTGCTGGTCCAGCCGGGCCACCACATCGCAACACAGCTGCAGCCGACGCAGTTCATCATCTCGCAGACACCACAGGGCCAGCAGA GTCTCCTGCAGGCCCAGAACCTTCTAACTCAACTACCTCAAAGCCAAGCCAACCTCCTGCAGACCCAACCGAGCATCACACTTGCCACACAG CCTGCTACACCTACACGCACGATAGCAGCGACCCCCATCCAATCCCTTCCTCACAGCCAGACGACACCAAAGCACATCGACACACCCAGCCTGGAGGAGCCCAGCGACCTGGAGGAGCTAGAGCAGTTTGCCAAGACCTTCAAACAGCGACGCATCAAACTGGGCTTCACGCAG GGGGATGTTGGCCTTGCCATGGGAAAACTTTATGGAAACGACTTCAGCCAGACCACCATTTCTCGCTTTGAGGCCTTAAACCTGAGCTTTAAAAACATGTGCAAACTGAAGCCTCTGCTTGAAAAATGGCTCAATGATGCAG AGAACCAGACGTCTGACCAGGCCCTGTCCAGTCCCAGCTCTCTTGGCTCGCCTGGGCTGGGCTTGGAGGGTCTGAACCGGCGCCGCAAGAAGAGGACCAGCATCGAGACCAACATCAGAGTGGCCTTAGAAAAGAGCTTTCTGGAG CAGAACCAAAAACCTACCTCTGAGGAGATCACCATGATTGCGGACCAGCTCAACATGGAGAAGGAGGTGATCCGAGTATGGTTCTGTAACCGCAGACAGAAAGAGAAGAGGATCAACCCACCCAGCAGCGGCAGCGCCATCAGCACTCCTATCAAAGCAATCTTCTCTCCCACTACAGCTCTG GCACTGAGTACAGCAAGTCTTGTGACCAGTAACACACCGACTACAATGACTGTAAACCCAGTTATGCCTCTCACCAGCACCAGTGTCTCCAGTTTTACTG GCACAACTGTTGGCTCAGCTACCACTAACACTGCATCGGTCATCTCCACTGCACCTGTAGTcaccacagcagcatcctctCCTTCGATCAGCCCTTCCCCCTCCGCAGCACAGGCGTCCTCCTCAGAGCAGGCTTCAGCTCAGGAGATATTGACGGCAGTAAGTCAGGCACCTTGCTCCTTGGCGACAACTCTGTGCACTGGGCAGGTGATGGTGGCGGCACCCAGCCTCTCAGCCGCTCTGCAAGGAGCCACTCAGCTGCCCACCAGCGCCAGCATCGCTGCCATGGCTGCAGCCGCAGGCCTCAATCCTGGCCTCATGGCGTCCTCACAGTTCAATCCTGG CGGAGCTCTTCTAAGTTTGGCACCTGGTGGTCTTGGAAGCACTTTGAGTCCAGCACTGATGAGCAACAGCACCTTGGCCACTATCCAAGGTCTGTGGAGCG CTCTGGCATCTAGTGGCACTTTGCCCATTACATCTCTGGACGGGAGCGGGAACTTTCTGTTTGCCAACACCTGTGCTGGCAGCACCCCTAACCTCGTGACGGCACCCCTCTTTTTGAACCCTCAGAACTTGTCACTGCTTGCCAGTAACCCGGTCAGCCTGGTGTCTGCAGGAGGGGCGACGGGAGCCCTCAACCTGCACATCACCACCGATGCCCACCAGAGCGCTGTTACCACTGCAACTATGCCCGCCTCCACCATCACCACGGCCTCTAAGGCCCAGTAA